One window from the genome of Microbulbifer pacificus encodes:
- a CDS encoding GNAT family N-acetyltransferase, translating to MEPVVDPAEEYVLSITTYYLEMTDPAQLNAKPCPEGFSVVEAEEKEFRFNRYLYQLIGEPWQWTDMLKLSDAEWREYAERDSLRTWAAYYRGAIAGYFELNKRDNDEIQVAYFGLAPRFIGRGFGGHLLSRALEEAWNWSPCKCVWVHTCTLDHEGALANYLARGMQIYRTETEH from the coding sequence GTGGAACCCGTAGTAGACCCGGCGGAGGAATACGTCTTGAGCATTACCACCTACTATCTGGAAATGACGGATCCCGCGCAGTTGAATGCCAAACCCTGTCCCGAGGGATTCTCCGTGGTGGAAGCTGAGGAAAAGGAATTCCGCTTTAACCGCTACCTCTACCAGCTGATCGGCGAGCCCTGGCAGTGGACTGACATGCTCAAACTATCCGATGCAGAGTGGCGGGAATATGCTGAGCGCGACTCACTGCGTACCTGGGCAGCCTATTACCGCGGCGCCATTGCGGGCTATTTTGAATTGAACAAGCGCGACAACGATGAAATACAGGTCGCGTACTTCGGCCTGGCGCCGCGCTTTATCGGCCGCGGCTTTGGCGGTCACCTACTGAGCCGCGCGCTGGAAGAAGCCTGGAACTGGTCACCCTGCAAGTGTGTCTGGGTGCACACCTGCACACTGGATCACGAGGGCGCGCTGGCTAATTATCTGGCGCGCGGCATGCAGATTTACCGTACAGAAACGGAACACTGA
- a CDS encoding FMN-binding negative transcriptional regulator, protein MYIPKHFSVNDRQELLRFVQKNAFGQLISRADNRPEASHLPFLLSENSEVLVGHLARQNPQLDSLDGEQVLVIFNGPHAYISPRWYTSPGVPTWNYQAVHIYGIARTFTDEQRLMSLVNKLSEKYEANADKPWQPEYSPKLLRAIVGVDIEITEIQGKYKLSQNRPAQDRQQVVDALHAEGETAMAEAIQQWNP, encoded by the coding sequence ATGTATATTCCAAAACACTTTTCTGTCAACGACCGACAAGAGCTGCTCCGATTTGTTCAAAAAAATGCATTCGGCCAGCTGATTTCGAGGGCTGACAATCGTCCCGAGGCCAGCCACCTGCCGTTCCTGCTCTCCGAAAACAGTGAAGTCCTTGTAGGTCACCTGGCGCGTCAGAATCCACAACTGGACTCCCTTGATGGCGAACAGGTTCTGGTGATCTTCAATGGTCCGCACGCCTATATCTCACCCCGCTGGTACACCTCTCCCGGCGTCCCTACCTGGAACTACCAGGCGGTGCACATCTATGGCATTGCGCGCACCTTTACCGATGAGCAACGCCTGATGTCGCTGGTAAACAAGTTATCGGAAAAATACGAAGCCAACGCTGACAAACCCTGGCAACCGGAGTATTCCCCCAAGCTCCTGCGGGCCATCGTCGGAGTGGACATTGAAATCACCGAGATTCAGGGAAAATACAAGCTGAGCCAGAATCGTCCGGCCCAGGATCGCCAGCAGGTAGTGGATGCCCTGCATGCAGAGGGCGAAACGGCGATGGCGGAAGCCATCCAGCAGTGGAACCCGTAG
- a CDS encoding LysR family transcriptional regulator, protein MPPPSKPKANLPKQPLSGRLSDMDLRLLRVFREVVRAGGLAAAEVALNINRSTISVHLSDLETRLGMQLCLRSRGRADFKLTTEGEALYQAILELDGHLATFKSQVNAIQSQLTGKLRVILPDDVLAMPQLDLPATIARLRERAPQLQLDIRLAAPHELELEILAGRADVGINPLHSRRPGLSYQPLFSHQSLLYGAAGHPCTQGTDEEHITQQELAAPDHAVLSGAAHLYRLFPRKSIANHMAARLAMILSGKFIGFLPAYLADEYVKKGMLNPLYPERFSYQIQNAITCKSSDAGQPAVQLFTTALVLQDQPQGD, encoded by the coding sequence ATGCCACCCCCCTCAAAACCCAAAGCCAACCTCCCCAAGCAACCCCTGAGCGGCCGTCTCAGCGACATGGACCTGCGCCTGCTGCGGGTATTTCGCGAGGTTGTACGCGCCGGTGGTCTGGCGGCCGCGGAGGTCGCATTAAACATCAACCGCTCCACCATCAGCGTGCACCTGTCGGATCTGGAAACGCGCCTCGGCATGCAGCTATGCCTGCGCTCCCGCGGCCGCGCCGACTTCAAACTGACCACGGAGGGAGAGGCGCTGTATCAGGCCATTCTGGAACTGGACGGCCACCTGGCCACCTTCAAAAGCCAGGTGAACGCCATCCAGTCGCAGCTCACCGGCAAGCTGCGGGTCATCCTGCCGGACGACGTGCTCGCCATGCCACAGCTGGACCTGCCCGCCACCATCGCCCGCCTGCGCGAGCGCGCACCGCAGCTGCAACTGGACATCCGGCTGGCCGCGCCTCACGAACTGGAGCTGGAAATCCTCGCCGGGCGCGCCGACGTGGGGATCAACCCGCTGCACTCCCGCCGCCCGGGTCTCAGTTACCAGCCGCTGTTCAGCCACCAATCCCTGCTGTATGGCGCCGCCGGACACCCCTGTACCCAGGGTACCGATGAAGAACACATCACCCAGCAGGAGCTCGCCGCCCCGGACCACGCCGTACTCTCCGGCGCCGCGCATTTGTATCGGCTGTTCCCCCGCAAGAGCATCGCCAACCATATGGCGGCGCGACTCGCGATGATCCTGTCGGGGAAATTCATTGGCTTCCTGCCCGCCTACCTGGCGGACGAGTATGTTAAAAAAGGGATGCTGAACCCCCTCTATCCCGAGCGGTTCAGTTATCAGATCCAGAATGCAATTACCTGTAAAAGCAGTGACGCTGGGCAGCCAGCCGTACAATTGTTCACTACTGCGCTGGTCCTGCAGGATCAACCACAAGGAGATTGA
- a CDS encoding class I SAM-dependent methyltransferase, with product MDKKTRGYTEQTLASWDQVADIHRDRNPDLHHRAANPGFNALETDFNRLVDTQELTGASVIQVCCNNGKDLLSIKNKGAGYCLGIDGSRKFIEQAKTLAKSPHYHDVEFEHCNIYDAPERHYLRFDFAVITVGVLNWMPDLPAFFNICCSFLKSGGTLLMEEIHPVLNMYEEGTPSYIAHSYFDREAQMDTGGLDYFSGTHYDATANYFFQHTLSDIFNAAIANGLELQTFEELSSNIGNYCGDLASAPHNPPMAFIASWKKS from the coding sequence ATGGACAAAAAAACCAGGGGCTATACCGAACAAACCCTCGCATCCTGGGATCAGGTTGCAGATATTCACCGAGACAGAAATCCGGATTTACATCACCGCGCTGCCAACCCCGGTTTCAACGCGCTCGAAACCGACTTTAATCGATTAGTAGACACACAGGAGCTGACAGGAGCATCGGTAATTCAGGTTTGCTGCAACAACGGTAAAGACCTGCTCTCGATCAAGAATAAGGGAGCAGGCTATTGTCTGGGCATTGATGGCTCGCGAAAGTTTATTGAACAGGCAAAAACGCTCGCAAAGTCACCTCACTATCACGACGTGGAATTTGAACACTGTAATATTTACGACGCTCCAGAACGGCATTACCTCCGTTTTGATTTTGCCGTCATTACGGTGGGCGTATTGAATTGGATGCCAGACTTACCTGCATTCTTCAATATCTGCTGCAGTTTTTTGAAATCCGGCGGTACGTTGTTAATGGAAGAAATACACCCAGTACTCAACATGTACGAAGAGGGAACACCTTCCTATATAGCCCACTCTTACTTTGATCGGGAAGCACAAATGGACACTGGCGGCCTGGATTATTTTTCAGGTACCCACTACGATGCCACCGCCAATTATTTTTTCCAGCATACACTGAGTGACATTTTCAACGCCGCCATTGCCAATGGCCTTGAGCTACAAACCTTCGAAGAGTTGAGCTCCAATATAGGCAATTATTGCGGAGACTTGGCCAGCGCACCCCACAACCCACCGATGGCATTTATCGCAAGCTGGAAAAAATCCTGA
- a CDS encoding sugar O-acetyltransferase produces the protein MSELRKMLSGEMYNPADPELAERRLRARLLFEELNSISQQDRPRRDRLIRALFGSAGQQIQIESPFHCDYGENIHVGENFFANFGCVILDVAEVRFGDNCMLAPQVGIYTATHPLDPEERRSGREYAKPVTIGNDCWIGGMAVINPGVTLGDNVVVASGAVVTRSYGDNVVLAGNPARVIRTLEVET, from the coding sequence ATGAGTGAACTGCGGAAAATGCTTTCCGGTGAAATGTACAACCCTGCAGATCCGGAGCTTGCTGAGAGGCGCCTGCGTGCGCGCCTGTTGTTCGAGGAACTGAACAGCATCAGCCAGCAGGATCGGCCCCGCCGGGACCGATTGATACGGGCATTGTTCGGCAGTGCCGGCCAACAGATTCAGATTGAATCGCCGTTTCACTGTGACTACGGCGAAAATATCCATGTGGGCGAGAATTTCTTTGCCAACTTCGGCTGTGTGATTCTCGATGTCGCGGAGGTGCGATTCGGGGATAACTGTATGCTGGCGCCCCAGGTCGGCATCTATACCGCGACACATCCGCTCGATCCGGAGGAGCGGCGCAGCGGACGGGAATACGCAAAGCCGGTTACCATCGGTAACGACTGCTGGATCGGCGGCATGGCGGTGATCAACCCGGGAGTCACTCTGGGCGATAATGTGGTGGTCGCCTCCGGTGCCGTGGTGACCAGGAGTTATGGGGACAATGTGGTGCTGGCGGGTAATCCGGCCAGGGTTATCCGCACACTCGAGGTGGAGACCTGA